One genomic window of Solanum dulcamara chromosome 12, daSolDulc1.2, whole genome shotgun sequence includes the following:
- the LOC129876321 gene encoding NAC domain-containing protein 6 produces the protein MEDSAIELDLPGFRFHPTEEELLEFYLKNKVLGKKLRCDVIGLLNIYRHDPWDLPGLATIGEREWYFFVPRDRKHGSGGRPNRTTLKGFWKATGSDKKIFGLSHPKNIIGLKKTLVFYTGRAPRGSKTDWVMNEFRLPDTASAPQDIVLCKIYRKATSLKVLEQRAAIEEEMNTTKHVDAPPCSIIQPMDAMSFCSEHHELMTASITDQSPNILTSIAKDEVEDNILSITENNLFEVPAEIKGKSNCFRPKLRNGQGNLAELQVPIFSMDFSQDPVWMQLRSPWLDNFSLTPSPFVHNFQANKFEQLINQ, from the exons ATGGAAGATTCAGCAATCGAGCTTGATCTACCAGGCTTCCGCTTTCACCCAACGGAAGAAGAGCTTCTTGAATTTTATCTCAAAAATAAGGTCCTTGGCAAAAAATTGCGCTGCGATGTAATTGGTCTTCTCAATATTTATCGTCATGATCCTTGGGACCTGCCAG GGCTGGCTACTATAGGGGAAAGAGAATGGTACTTTTTTGTGCCAAGAGACAGAAAACATGGCAGTGGAGGGAGGCCTAACAGGACTACACTAAAAGGATTTTGGAAGGCAACTGGTTCTGATAAAAAGATTTTTGGTTTGTCACATCCTAAGAACATAATTGGCCTCAAGAAGACTTTGGTTTTCTATACTGGCAGAGCGCCTCGAGGCTCTAAGACAGATTGGGTCATGAATGAATTTCGCTTACCTGATACAGCCTCAGCACCTCAG GACATAGTGTTGTGCAAAATATACAGGAAAGCTACGTCTTTGAAAGTGTTGGAGCAGAGGGCTGcaattgaagaagaaatgaaCACTACAAAGCACGTAGACGCGCCTCCTTGTTCAATAATCCAGCCAATGGACGCCATGTCATTTTGTAGCGAACATCATGAACTTATGACGGCTTCAATAACTGATCAGAGCCCCAACATCTTGACTTCAATCGCTAAGGACGAAGTAGAAGACAATATCTTATCGATTACTGAGAACAACCTGTTCGAAGTTCCAGCAGAAATCAAAGGCAAGAGTAATTGTTTTAGGCCAAAATTACGGAATGGGCAAGGTAACCTGGCTGAATTGCAAGTACCCATATTCAGCATGGACTTTAGTCAAGATCCTGTTTGGATGCAATTGCGTAGTCCTTGGCTTGATAATTTCAGTTTGACACCTTCTCCATTTGTGCATAACTTTCAGGCTAATAAATTTGAACAGTTAATAAATCAATAG